GCTGCCGACGATTCCCCGCCAAGGCCCTCGGCGATCTTGTAGAGCCGTTCCTGGTCGATGGTGCCGACCAGGCACCAGACGACCCCGTCGGCCTGCCACCAGTAGCTGATGTGCCGGCCCCAGCGGTAGGCGGCCAGCTCGCCGCCCTCGGCCCCCTTGGCCATCCGGGGCAGGTCGCCCCGCCAGCGCATCAGCGTGACCCGCCCGCCCTCGGCGTCGCGGTACTCGGCCACCGCGGCCACATGCCCTGCCAGGTCGCGTTCCTCCCAACCGGCCTTGCGCAGTCCGTAGGTGGTCAGGTCGGGGGTGCGCGAGGCCGGCCCGAGGACGGCGAACAGCCGGTCGGCCTCGGCCTGGCTGGGGGCGCCCAGCCCGTCCTCGCCCCGGTGGTGGTACGAGCTCCAGGCCGCCGACAGCGGGCTGCCCGGGTCGGGTGCCGGCACCACCAGCAGGGCCGCGGCGACCACCGCGGCCGCCCCGACCAGGGCCGCGGCCAGGGCGACCCAGTGCCGGCGCCGGGCCGGCCGGCGTGGGGAAGGCGCCGGCCGGCCGGCCGGCTCGGGCACCGGAGCGCTCGGGGACGCCTCGGCCCGCACGGCCGCCAGGACCGCGGTCCGCGTGGCCTCTGGGACCGGGACCGCCGAGGTCCGCAGCAGCGCCGTCAGCTGGCGGTCCATCAGCACCCGGGAGGCGCAGTCGTCGCAGCCGGCGAGGTGGTCGCGGGCGCGCTGGCGCTCGCCCGGTTCCAGCTCGCCCAGGCTGAAGGCGGTCAGCTGGAGCTTGAACTCCTCACAGGTCATCTGCCTGCACCCTTCCAAGCTCTGGCAGCAGCATCGCCTCGAGGCGGCGCCGGGCCCGGTGCAGCCGGGACAGGATGGTGCCGCGGGGCACGCCCATCACGGTGGCCGCCTCGGCACAGGTCAGCCCGTTGATGTCGACCAGCATCACGGCCACGCGGAAGTCCTCGGGGAGCTGCCCGATCGCCCGCCGGACCGCCTCCCGGTCCAGCTCCCGGACGGTCTGCTCCTCCGGGCCGGGCTCGGGGCTGGGCAGCTCGAGCGCGGGGTCGGCCTCGTCCTCGTCCAGCCAGACCAGCGGCATCCGCCGGCCGCGCCGGTACTGGGTG
This DNA window, taken from Actinomycetota bacterium, encodes the following:
- a CDS encoding sigma-70 family RNA polymerase sigma factor: MDLDGFEAATVPHMNALYDAALRLAGDQATAQDLTQETYLRALRSFGTFEPGSNARAWLLRIQYNLFCTQYRRGRRMPLVWLDEDEADPALELPSPEPGPEEQTVRELDREAVRRAIGQLPEDFRVAVMLVDINGLTCAEAATVMGVPRGTILSRLHRARRRLEAMLLPELGRVQADDL
- a CDS encoding zf-HC2 domain-containing protein, giving the protein MTCEEFKLQLTAFSLGELEPGERQRARDHLAGCDDCASRVLMDRQLTALLRTSAVPVPEATRTAVLAAVRAEASPSAPVPEPAGRPAPSPRRPARRRHWVALAAALVGAAAVVAAALLVVPAPDPGSPLSAAWSSYHHRGEDGLGAPSQAEADRLFAVLGPASRTPDLTTYGLRKAGWEERDLAGHVAAVAEYRDAEGGRVTLMRWRGDLPRMAKGAEGGELAAYRWGRHISYWWQADGVVWCLVGTIDQERLYKIAEGLGGESSAAGQG